One genomic region from Rhizomicrobium palustre encodes:
- the hydG gene encoding [FeFe] hydrogenase H-cluster radical SAM maturase HydG, which translates to MVSQVASFINESAIYAALEEGKRAASRDMVEAIIKKAADAHGLTLPEVAVLLNTHDPELVEEIYKTARHIKQKIYGRRLVLFAPLYVSDYCVNSCVYCGYGAGHKFSRRRLTMDEIKKETLVLLNMGHKRLAMEAGEDPENCPIDYVLDAIDAVYSVETKNANIRRININIAATTVEDYKKLKDAEIGTYILFQETYHRGTYAKMHPRGPKKDYDWHTTAFDRSNQAGIDDNGAGVLFGLYDHKFEMLALMQHAEHLEAEFNCGPHTISVPRIRPAGGINLESFPHIVSDDEFKKLIAIIRLAVPYTGMIISTREDADLRNECLELGISQLSGGSCTGVGGYCEENEKGVKQPVQFQVNDERPLDSVIHDISEAGHLPSFCTACYRNGRTGDRFMAVAKSGEIQNLCQPNAILTLKEYLTDFASPATKEIGEKVIAEHLKEIPNEKLRKVTEARLVEIEQGKRDLYY; encoded by the coding sequence ATCGTGTCGCAGGTTGCCAGTTTCATCAACGAATCCGCCATTTACGCTGCCTTGGAAGAAGGCAAGCGGGCCGCCTCGCGCGATATGGTCGAAGCCATCATCAAGAAGGCCGCCGACGCGCACGGCTTGACGCTGCCCGAAGTGGCGGTGCTGCTGAATACGCACGACCCTGAGCTGGTCGAGGAAATCTATAAGACCGCGCGGCATATCAAACAGAAAATCTATGGCCGCCGCCTGGTGCTCTTCGCGCCGCTTTATGTCAGCGATTACTGCGTCAATAGCTGCGTTTATTGCGGTTATGGCGCGGGGCATAAATTCTCCCGCCGCCGCCTCACCATGGACGAGATCAAAAAAGAAACCTTGGTGCTGCTTAATATGGGCCATAAGCGCCTTGCCATGGAAGCAGGCGAAGACCCGGAAAACTGCCCCATCGATTATGTGCTGGATGCCATCGATGCGGTCTATTCGGTGGAAACGAAAAACGCGAATATCCGGCGCATCAATATCAACATCGCTGCCACCACGGTCGAGGATTATAAGAAGCTGAAAGATGCCGAGATCGGCACCTATATCCTCTTCCAGGAAACCTATCATCGCGGCACCTATGCCAAGATGCACCCGCGCGGCCCCAAGAAGGATTACGATTGGCACACCACCGCCTTTGACCGCTCCAATCAGGCGGGCATCGATGATAATGGCGCGGGCGTGCTCTTCGGCCTCTATGACCACAAATTCGAAATGCTGGCACTGATGCAGCATGCCGAACATCTGGAAGCCGAATTCAATTGCGGCCCGCATACGATTTCCGTGCCGCGCATCCGCCCCGCCGGAGGCATCAATCTCGAAAGCTTCCCGCATATCGTTTCGGATGACGAGTTCAAGAAGCTGATCGCCATCATCCGCCTCGCCGTGCCTTATACCGGCATGATCATCTCCACCCGCGAAGATGCCGATCTGCGCAATGAATGCTTGGAGCTTGGCATCTCGCAGCTGTCCGGCGGTTCCTGCACCGGCGTCGGCGGCTATTGCGAAGAAAACGAGAAGGGCGTGAAACAGCCGGTGCAGTTCCAGGTCAACGACGAACGCCCGCTCGACAGCGTGATCCACGATATATCCGAAGCCGGACATCTGCCGAGCTTCTGCACCGCGTGTTATCGCAATGGCCGCACCGGAGACCGCTTCATGGCGGTGGCGAAATCGGGCGAAATCCAGAACCTCTGCCAGCCCAATGCGATCCTGACGCTGAAGGAATATCTGACCGATTTTGCTTCGCCTGCGACCAAGGAAATCGGCGAGAAGGTCATCGCCGAACACCTGAAAGAAATCCCCAACGAAAAGCTGCGCAAGGTCACCGAAGCGCGGCTGGTTGAGATCGAACAGGGCAAGCGGGATTTGTATTATTGA